One part of the Cyclobacteriaceae bacterium genome encodes these proteins:
- a CDS encoding TolC family protein, producing MKNKIKKLQYNGYLWLAILVGLSSCTLPRLLQVKNETVVPSTYFHVDSVLQKNQNVPQWRSFFKDPYLVALIDTAIKNNQDMKIAGQRMEQAHANMRYHIRNFYPSVQAGASYGVTRFGDYTIDGVGNFDTNLSQNISAEQRIPNPIPDYFLGLQASWEIGFAGKLRNRKKAALERFKASGYYKNYVQTQLVSGVARLYYELLSIDNELKIIRQNLSIQERAMEIVDIQKQSGQINELAVKQFQVQLLQTRALEAERSQHLIFVSNMLNGLTGKFPGEILRADTLINTNQLAQLQTGIPIALLENRPDLKEAMAQLRSNEADLQAARASFFPAFNATGFVAFNGFNTSYLFNPASLAYMGLGSLTMPLLNRKELSYQYRWQAAEKNIAIYNYQKVLLQSVGEVSSLYNTMQAYQQVSNFKLAEVTELKAAINIGNDLFLTGFANYLEVLMIRRNVLESELQYTNAQKQFFHAYIDLYKAMGGGWN from the coding sequence ATGAAAAATAAAATTAAAAAATTACAGTATAACGGCTACTTATGGCTTGCGATTTTAGTGGGGCTCAGTTCTTGCACGTTGCCCCGGCTACTGCAGGTAAAAAATGAAACGGTTGTACCGTCAACCTATTTTCATGTTGATAGTGTGCTGCAAAAAAATCAAAACGTTCCACAATGGCGGAGTTTTTTCAAAGACCCTTACCTGGTTGCCCTTATTGATACGGCTATTAAAAATAACCAGGATATGAAAATTGCCGGACAACGTATGGAACAAGCACACGCTAACATGCGCTACCACATCCGTAACTTCTATCCTTCCGTACAAGCCGGAGCTTCGTATGGGGTAACCAGGTTTGGTGATTACACGATTGATGGTGTTGGGAATTTTGACACCAACCTGTCGCAAAACATATCAGCAGAACAACGTATTCCAAACCCCATTCCGGATTACTTTTTAGGCTTGCAAGCCAGTTGGGAAATTGGTTTTGCAGGAAAATTGCGAAACCGTAAAAAGGCCGCCCTGGAGCGATTCAAAGCCAGTGGTTACTACAAGAACTATGTTCAAACTCAACTCGTTTCGGGAGTGGCGCGCCTCTATTACGAATTGTTGTCAATTGATAATGAGTTAAAAATCATTCGGCAAAACCTTAGTATACAAGAACGTGCCATGGAAATTGTAGACATCCAAAAACAAAGCGGGCAGATAAATGAACTGGCTGTAAAACAATTCCAGGTGCAGTTGCTGCAAACACGCGCATTGGAGGCAGAACGCAGCCAACACTTGATTTTTGTTTCCAATATGCTCAATGGTTTAACCGGCAAGTTTCCAGGTGAGATTCTCCGCGCTGACACGTTAATCAATACCAACCAACTTGCCCAACTGCAAACCGGCATTCCTATAGCCTTATTGGAAAATCGCCCAGATTTAAAAGAGGCAATGGCACAACTCAGATCAAATGAAGCCGACCTTCAGGCAGCACGCGCTTCTTTCTTTCCAGCATTTAACGCAACAGGTTTTGTTGCCTTTAATGGCTTCAATACGAGCTATTTGTTTAATCCTGCTTCTTTGGCCTATATGGGCCTTGGCTCATTAACCATGCCCTTGCTAAACCGAAAAGAATTGAGCTATCAATACCGGTGGCAAGCCGCAGAGAAAAATATAGCAATTTATAACTATCAAAAAGTGCTTTTGCAAAGTGTTGGCGAGGTTAGTTCGTTGTACAACACCATGCAAGCTTATCAGCAGGTAAGTAATTTTAAGCTTGCGGAGGTGACCGAACTAAAAGCTGCTATTAACATCGGCAACGATTTATTTCTAACCGGTTTTGCCAATTACCTGGAGGTATTGATGATTCGCAGGAACGTGTTGGAATCTGAGTTGCAATACACCAATGCCCAAAAGCAATTTTTCCATGCTTATATCGATCTATACAAAGCTATGGGTGGGGGGTGGAACTAA
- a CDS encoding Crp/Fnr family transcriptional regulator — MMPEFHIHRNHNKFSIDLLTALHKIGKPRHVQRLESVMTPDTTNDFFFYINKGIFKTVRPINDREFILGFTFPGDVDGDPASLLGTSRTNFSIVAVADADITVCRWQDLEQEMKKEKYLATVNFFLARYVTVLQNRLIDSLAITAEDRYKQLVNTHVKHLNEIPVSDMAGYLGITKQSLSRIRNGRF, encoded by the coding sequence ATGATGCCAGAATTCCATATCCACCGCAATCACAACAAGTTTTCGATTGACTTGCTTACTGCATTACATAAAATTGGCAAGCCTCGGCACGTGCAGCGGTTGGAGTCTGTTATGACGCCTGATACTACCAACGATTTCTTTTTCTATATCAATAAGGGCATTTTTAAAACCGTACGCCCAATCAATGATCGCGAATTTATTCTTGGCTTTACATTCCCCGGTGATGTTGACGGAGACCCCGCATCGCTTCTTGGCACAAGCCGAACTAATTTTTCTATTGTGGCTGTAGCCGATGCTGACATTACTGTGTGCCGCTGGCAAGACCTTGAGCAGGAAATGAAAAAGGAAAAATACCTCGCTACTGTGAATTTCTTTCTGGCCCGCTATGTTACTGTGCTGCAAAACCGATTGATCGATTCTCTGGCCATTACGGCTGAAGATCGCTATAAACAATTGGTAAACACTCATGTCAAGCATTTGAACGAAATACCGGTCTCTGATATGGCAGGTTATTTGGGTATCACCAAGCAAAGCCTTAGCCGAATACGCAACGGGCGGTTTTAG
- a CDS encoding aminoglycoside 3'-phosphotransferase, whose protein sequence is MKFSQSKDDYVRKLLGKYFRDFSFSRLSGGESAAELYKIKTEYNRNYILKKQNQSLESEYLNYKWLQNKVPVPEIIFYTHGDGQDFLCITEVQGKSLDLFIGSVEADVIVSSYARALKLLHSQKTDNKVIVCNLDKRIAEAERNVKNNLVNPSHFKSENQQYEPYELFLRLEKSKPSSAELVFTHGDYCLDNLIYSDGMLSGFVDLGNGGVADKYQDLALAVRSILDNFTLDHVELFYKVYGLRNIDKSKLEFYTLLDEFF, encoded by the coding sequence ATGAAGTTTTCGCAATCAAAAGATGACTATGTCCGTAAACTTCTTGGAAAGTATTTTAGGGATTTTTCATTTTCTCGATTGTCCGGTGGGGAATCTGCAGCTGAGCTCTATAAAATTAAAACGGAGTATAATCGAAATTATATTCTCAAAAAACAAAACCAAAGTTTAGAGAGTGAATACCTTAATTATAAATGGCTTCAAAATAAAGTGCCGGTTCCTGAAATCATTTTCTATACCCATGGAGACGGACAGGATTTTTTATGTATAACCGAGGTTCAGGGGAAATCACTGGATTTATTCATTGGATCGGTTGAGGCTGATGTGATTGTTAGTAGCTATGCCAGGGCGCTGAAACTACTTCACTCACAGAAAACAGACAATAAAGTAATTGTTTGTAATCTCGATAAAAGAATCGCTGAAGCGGAAAGGAATGTGAAAAATAACCTGGTAAACCCATCTCACTTTAAGTCTGAAAACCAACAGTACGAGCCTTATGAACTTTTTCTTCGGCTAGAAAAGAGTAAGCCATCAAGCGCAGAACTTGTATTTACACATGGCGACTATTGCTTGGATAATCTGATTTACAGTGATGGAATGCTAAGTGGTTTCGTTGATTTGGGAAACGGTGGAGTGGCCGATAAGTATCAGGACCTGGCCCTTGCTGTAAGAAGCATTCTTGACAATTTCACCCTTGACCATGTTGAGTTATTTTATAAAGTGTACGGCCTTCGAAACATCGACAAAAGCAAACTTGAATTCTATACATTGTTAGATGAATTTTTTTAG
- a CDS encoding AraC family transcriptional regulator, protein MRAADIMLVVISGLGVIHGLLLAVFLWVYRKGNALSNKLLSALLFVLSLRVGKSVFLAFTDRIDIKIIFAGLGTIMAIGPLYYLFILSCTRKSFRLATRHVLHFIPAFIGFGIGLLLEEHHTSTLPLGFFVSIFIFYYLHLLIYLLWSYRYVLQQKAAGLSPDTFVLLRLFFYGLLMIWVAYVLNLLDDVIPYVVGPILYSVVAYAITFIVISRGYLSRIDHVKYKTTPVSEEQSEQLYAKVLKLMVEEKQFQNTELTLKSLSESLHVSPQVLSQVINQKSGKNFNVFVNAFRIEESKRLLHQEAFKNQTIAAIAYEVGFNSLSSFNTAFKKHTGETPLTYRQQMTK, encoded by the coding sequence ATGCGCGCAGCGGATATCATGTTGGTGGTCATTAGTGGCCTTGGGGTTATCCACGGGCTACTGCTGGCTGTATTTCTCTGGGTATACCGGAAAGGGAACGCGCTCTCCAATAAATTGCTTAGTGCGCTGCTCTTTGTACTTTCCCTCCGGGTTGGTAAATCAGTGTTCCTGGCATTCACCGACCGAATTGACATCAAAATCATTTTTGCAGGCCTTGGCACCATCATGGCTATTGGGCCACTGTATTACCTTTTCATCCTCTCCTGCACACGTAAATCATTCCGGCTGGCTACCCGGCATGTTCTCCATTTCATCCCAGCTTTCATCGGCTTCGGTATCGGTTTGCTGTTGGAGGAACACCACACATCAACGCTACCGCTCGGCTTTTTCGTATCAATTTTTATTTTCTATTACCTCCATTTGCTAATCTACCTGCTGTGGAGTTACCGGTATGTTCTTCAACAAAAAGCCGCTGGCCTGAGCCCGGATACCTTTGTTTTACTGCGCCTGTTCTTTTACGGCCTTCTTATGATTTGGGTGGCCTACGTGCTCAACCTGCTGGACGATGTGATACCCTACGTGGTGGGACCTATCCTCTATTCTGTGGTGGCCTATGCCATCACGTTCATCGTCATCAGCCGAGGGTACCTTTCCAGGATTGACCATGTGAAGTACAAAACTACTCCCGTCTCGGAGGAGCAAAGCGAACAGCTCTATGCCAAAGTGCTGAAACTCATGGTGGAAGAAAAGCAATTCCAAAACACCGAGCTTACCCTGAAATCGCTGAGTGAATCGCTGCACGTAAGCCCACAGGTGCTGTCGCAGGTGATCAATCAAAAAAGTGGTAAGAACTTCAATGTTTTTGTGAATGCGTTCCGTATTGAGGAATCGAAACGCCTGCTCCACCAGGAAGCATTTAAAAACCAAACCATCGCTGCGATCGCTTATGAGGTCGGGTTTAACAGCCTTTCCAGTTTCAACACGGCTTTTAAAAAACACACGGGCGAAACACCCCTGACCTACCGCCAGCAAATGACAAAATGA
- a CDS encoding alpha/beta hydrolase: protein MSQQLKEWKAKGQYYRHRGHAAFYRMEGSGQALLICHGYPYNTYDFKEIWPSLTSMFQVIAPDMLGMGFSDKPSNYDYSFADHANFYTKLLHKLGINKVHVLSHDLGNSVVQELLARQHSGTNSFEILSVAFLNGGLFTDVYKPRLIQKLLSQTPPPIGKLISRLMTKRSVSRATAEVFGATTKPSAELLHDFWEILNYNNGKLLAWKIGRLIFDKEPHQSRWIAAMQQTKVPMIFINGPADPNSGIHMANRYKELIPNPQVILLPEAIGHWPQLEAPDEVLRVFLQFHQRVHTESKSLK from the coding sequence ATGAGTCAGCAATTAAAAGAATGGAAAGCTAAAGGTCAGTATTACCGGCATCGCGGCCATGCTGCATTCTACCGTATGGAAGGTAGTGGGCAGGCATTATTGATTTGCCACGGATACCCATATAATACTTATGACTTCAAAGAAATTTGGCCGTCCCTTACTTCTATGTTTCAGGTAATCGCCCCGGATATGTTGGGGATGGGTTTCTCTGACAAGCCGAGTAACTATGATTACAGCTTTGCGGATCATGCAAATTTTTATACTAAATTGTTGCACAAGCTTGGCATAAACAAAGTACATGTCTTGTCGCACGATCTGGGCAACAGCGTAGTTCAGGAATTACTGGCACGCCAACATTCGGGTACTAATTCATTTGAAATCCTTTCTGTAGCTTTTCTTAACGGAGGACTGTTCACTGATGTCTACAAGCCTCGCCTCATTCAGAAACTACTCTCTCAAACTCCCCCACCGATAGGAAAATTGATCAGCCGGTTGATGACAAAACGTAGTGTGAGCCGGGCAACAGCAGAAGTATTTGGTGCTACCACAAAACCTTCTGCTGAGTTATTGCACGATTTCTGGGAGATACTCAATTACAATAATGGCAAGTTACTGGCTTGGAAAATAGGGCGGTTAATTTTTGATAAAGAACCCCATCAATCACGATGGATAGCCGCTATGCAACAAACAAAAGTCCCGATGATATTCATCAATGGGCCTGCTGATCCCAACTCCGGCATTCACATGGCGAATCGGTATAAAGAGTTGATTCCGAATCCTCAAGTCATTTTGTTGCCGGAGGCTATTGGTCACTGGCCGCAGTTGGAAGCACCTGATGAAGTGTTGCGAGTATTCTTGCAATTCCATCAAAGAGTGCATACAGAAAGCAAATCACTGAAATAA
- a CDS encoding ATP-binding cassette domain-containing protein produces the protein MLAVNKLSLQFGKRVLFDEVSLRFTQGNCYGVIGANGAGKSTFLKILSGDIDPTRGNVSMEPGKRMAVLKQNHYEFDEISVLDTVMMGYAKLWSIMQEKDALYAKPDFSEADGMRASDLEAEFAELNGWNAQSDAAALLSGLGIKEEDHFKLVKELDGSGKVRVLLAQALYGNPDILILDEPTNDLDINTITWLEDFLLEFENTVIVVSHDRHFLDTVCTHIVDIDFQAIRLYTGNYSFWYQSSQLALSQRSAANKKAEEKRKELQEFIARFSANASKSRQATSRRKLLEKINVDEIQASTRRYPAIIFKQNREAGDQILHAVGLGYSNNDSPLFTNLDFYVNKGDKIAFLSKDSLAITSLFQILMGELKATAGTFKFGQTITTAYLPSNNENYFQSDDNLIDWLRQYAEEENRDEIYIRGFLGKMLFSGEEVFKKCTVLSGGEKVRCMISRMMLTGANVLILDEPTNHLDLESITAFNNALKDFPGTVLFTSHDHEFTQTVANRIIELTPNGCIDKLMTYDEYISSEKVAEQKEALYV, from the coding sequence ATGCTGGCCGTAAACAAATTATCACTACAATTCGGTAAACGTGTTCTATTTGATGAAGTAAGCCTTCGCTTCACCCAAGGCAATTGTTACGGTGTAATTGGCGCCAATGGTGCCGGTAAATCCACTTTTCTGAAAATACTGTCGGGTGACATCGACCCTACCCGCGGAAATGTGAGCATGGAGCCAGGCAAGCGTATGGCTGTATTAAAGCAGAATCACTACGAGTTTGATGAAATATCGGTTTTGGATACTGTAATGATGGGCTACGCAAAGCTTTGGAGCATCATGCAGGAAAAAGATGCCCTATACGCCAAACCCGACTTTTCTGAGGCTGATGGCATGCGCGCCTCCGACCTGGAAGCTGAGTTTGCTGAGCTGAATGGATGGAATGCTCAATCGGATGCGGCTGCCCTGCTGAGTGGTTTAGGCATTAAAGAAGAAGATCATTTCAAGCTTGTAAAAGAACTGGATGGTTCCGGAAAAGTTCGTGTGCTTCTCGCGCAGGCGCTGTATGGAAACCCTGATATTTTAATTCTCGATGAGCCTACTAACGATCTGGACATTAATACGATAACGTGGCTGGAAGACTTCTTACTTGAATTTGAGAATACCGTTATTGTGGTTTCCCACGATCGCCACTTTCTTGATACCGTATGCACCCACATTGTTGATATCGACTTTCAGGCAATACGCTTGTATACGGGCAACTATTCCTTCTGGTATCAATCCAGCCAGTTGGCCCTCTCCCAGCGTTCGGCTGCTAACAAAAAAGCTGAAGAAAAGCGTAAGGAATTGCAGGAGTTTATAGCCCGCTTCAGTGCCAACGCTTCCAAATCGCGCCAAGCCACCAGCAGACGCAAATTGCTGGAAAAGATTAACGTGGATGAAATTCAGGCCTCTACCCGCAGGTATCCAGCCATTATCTTTAAACAAAACCGGGAAGCCGGTGATCAGATACTGCATGCCGTTGGCCTCGGATATTCCAATAACGACTCGCCCCTGTTCACCAACCTTGATTTTTACGTGAACAAAGGTGATAAAATTGCTTTCCTGAGCAAAGACAGCCTGGCAATCACTTCACTGTTTCAGATTTTAATGGGTGAGCTCAAAGCCACTGCCGGTACGTTTAAGTTCGGGCAAACCATTACCACGGCCTATCTTCCATCGAACAACGAGAACTATTTCCAATCCGATGATAACCTGATCGACTGGTTGCGCCAATATGCTGAAGAAGAAAACCGTGACGAGATCTACATCCGCGGCTTTTTAGGTAAGATGCTTTTTTCAGGTGAGGAAGTTTTTAAAAAATGCACCGTGCTTTCTGGTGGCGAGAAAGTGCGCTGCATGATTTCACGCATGATGCTCACCGGTGCAAATGTGCTGATATTGGATGAACCCACCAATCACCTCGACCTGGAATCTATCACGGCTTTCAACAATGCCTTAAAAGACTTTCCGGGTACTGTGCTGTTCACCTCGCACGATCATGAGTTTACACAAACTGTAGCGAATCGCATCATTGAACTTACTCCCAACGGCTGCATTGATAAGCTGATGACGTATGATGAGTATATTTCAAGCGAGAAAGTGGCTGAACAAAAGGAAGCGTTATACGTGTAG
- a CDS encoding efflux RND transporter periplasmic adaptor subunit, with amino-acid sequence MYCNPFHILKLIVLTALLAVSCRSKDQSAELTEPEEFPVTTVIKRNISIPLEYVANIQAFQNIEVRARVEGYLEEILVDEGKEVKKGQLLFKINEDEYRADLNRARANVISAEAETKSALVELERVRLLVNKNVITKTELDLAEAKVEIARSRVEQAKAEEVAASIRLANTSIRSPFNGIIDRIPFKIGSLISAGALLTTLSDIETVNAYFNVSEVEYLMNFSKAKSRNEFYLSNVELILADGTLYPLKGTIETMESEFEVGTGAIAVRAKFQNPNRLLKHGSTGKIRLQDTRNGALLLPQKSGIEIQDKNYVYLLNANQTLGLKSFVPIGRLGDFYVVGSGLTESDQFVYEGIQNVREGMVIKPRAVTADELLRENTLNQ; translated from the coding sequence ATGTACTGTAATCCATTTCACATTCTTAAGCTTATAGTGCTCACTGCCCTGCTGGCAGTTTCGTGTCGGTCAAAAGATCAATCGGCTGAATTAACCGAACCGGAGGAATTTCCGGTAACCACGGTCATCAAGCGCAATATAAGTATCCCGCTTGAGTACGTGGCCAATATCCAGGCGTTTCAAAATATTGAAGTGCGGGCGCGTGTTGAGGGCTACCTGGAAGAAATACTGGTTGATGAAGGTAAAGAAGTTAAGAAAGGTCAACTTCTTTTCAAGATCAATGAGGATGAGTACCGTGCAGATTTAAACCGTGCCAGGGCAAACGTGATCAGTGCCGAGGCCGAAACCAAATCGGCTTTGGTTGAACTGGAACGCGTCCGGTTACTGGTAAATAAGAATGTTATTACAAAGACCGAACTGGACCTGGCGGAAGCCAAAGTTGAAATTGCCCGGTCGCGTGTGGAACAGGCAAAGGCTGAAGAAGTGGCTGCTTCCATCCGCCTGGCCAATACCAGTATCCGCTCCCCGTTCAACGGTATAATCGACCGCATCCCATTTAAGATCGGAAGTTTGATTTCGGCTGGCGCGTTGTTAACCACCCTGTCGGATATTGAAACGGTCAACGCTTATTTTAACGTTTCGGAGGTGGAGTACCTGATGAATTTCAGCAAGGCAAAAAGCAGAAATGAGTTTTACCTTTCCAACGTTGAGTTGATCCTGGCAGACGGAACACTTTATCCGCTTAAAGGAACTATTGAAACCATGGAAAGTGAGTTTGAGGTAGGCACCGGGGCCATTGCCGTGCGCGCCAAGTTTCAAAATCCAAATCGATTGTTAAAGCACGGTTCAACCGGTAAAATACGGTTGCAGGATACCCGAAACGGGGCCCTGCTCCTACCACAAAAATCAGGTATTGAAATACAGGATAAGAACTACGTCTACTTGTTAAATGCCAACCAAACACTTGGGTTAAAGAGCTTCGTGCCCATCGGGCGCCTTGGCGACTTCTACGTAGTAGGCAGTGGACTTACCGAGTCGGATCAATTTGTTTATGAGGGTATTCAGAATGTGCGCGAAGGTATGGTCATAAAACCTCGGGCTGTAACAGCCGATGAATTGTTGAGGGAAAACACCTTAAATCAGTAA
- a CDS encoding efflux RND transporter permease subunit, with translation MLDTFIQRPILSLVVSLMITLLGLLALTSLPVTQFPEIVPPSVTVTAKYTGANAEVCAKAVATPIERAINGVPGMTYMSSVSSNNGTTLITVFFKVGTDPDVAAVNVQNRVSTVLDELPEEVIKAGVQTEKEVNSMLLYLNLFSDDEAADEKFVYNFADINILPELKRIDGVGYAEIMGMRDYSMRVWLHPEKLAAYSISTDEVIEAIRAQNVEAAPGKTGESSDKLAQSLQYVLKYTGKFIDVEQYENIVIKSNQDGSLLSLKDVAEVEFGSFSYHMDSKTDGKPSASIMIKQRPGSNAREVIQNVKKRMAELEASAFPPKMKYNFAYDVSRFLDASISEVVKTLIEAFILVSIVVFIFLQDFRSTLIPALAVPVAIIGTFAFMQLLDFSINLLTLFAMVLAIGIVVDNAIVVVEAIHAKMQEDKIDAKKATLRSMHEIGGAIIAITLVMSAVFIPVAFMSGPVGIFYRQFSLTLAIAIFISGVNALTLTPALCAIILKPTHGSSNKWLQAFFNRFNFGYGKLESGYKELVRRYASKKRITITVTLVFVLGIWGVNKFLPSGFIPTEDQGVIYVNVTTPVGATVERTGKVLDEITRVSQEIDVVENISTLGGYSLITESAGSSYGMAMINLKPWDEREESVTDLIKILQQKTSHINDAVIEFFPPPTVPGFGNASGFELRLIDKTGSGNLNRMNEVTQAFIEKIKSRPEVANAFTSFDPSFPQYLIHVDYKMAAKKDVSVANAMNTLQTLVGSFYASNFVRFGLMYKVMVQAGPEYRAKPEDILKLYVKNNRGEMVQYGTFIRLERVYGPEMITRYNMFNATMINGEAAAGFSSGQAIKAIEEVAKELPRGFTYEWSGITREEILAGNQAIYIFIICLVFVYLLLSAQYESFLLPLPVILSLPTGIFGAFLSLQLLGLENNIYAQVSLIMLVGLLGKNAILIIEFAILKHKQGASILEATIEGAATRFRPILMTSFAFIAGLIPLVIATGPGELGNRSIGTAAAGGMLIGTIFGIIIIPGLYFLFATIKEKLGNTIIETSVEERPLSELDSYEK, from the coding sequence ATGCTGGATACTTTTATTCAACGGCCTATCCTGTCGCTGGTGGTATCGTTAATGATAACCTTGTTGGGTTTACTGGCACTTACCAGTTTACCGGTAACGCAGTTTCCTGAAATTGTTCCGCCATCGGTAACTGTAACGGCAAAATACACCGGTGCAAATGCTGAAGTATGCGCGAAAGCCGTGGCCACCCCTATTGAACGAGCTATTAATGGTGTACCGGGCATGACGTATATGTCATCGGTGTCTTCAAACAACGGTACAACACTGATTACTGTGTTTTTTAAAGTAGGCACCGATCCGGACGTAGCCGCGGTGAACGTGCAAAACCGTGTAAGCACCGTGCTTGATGAACTTCCGGAAGAAGTAATCAAGGCCGGGGTGCAAACGGAAAAAGAAGTGAACAGCATGTTGTTATACCTTAACCTGTTCAGCGATGATGAGGCTGCTGATGAAAAATTCGTTTACAATTTTGCCGATATCAACATCCTTCCTGAACTCAAGCGTATTGATGGTGTAGGCTATGCCGAAATTATGGGCATGCGCGATTACTCGATGCGCGTATGGCTGCACCCTGAAAAACTTGCTGCGTATTCCATTTCTACCGATGAAGTGATCGAAGCCATCCGCGCACAAAATGTAGAAGCTGCACCGGGAAAGACAGGTGAAAGCTCCGACAAGCTGGCGCAATCCTTACAGTATGTTTTGAAATACACCGGTAAGTTTATTGATGTTGAGCAATACGAAAACATTGTAATTAAATCCAATCAGGATGGCTCGCTCTTGAGTTTAAAAGATGTGGCTGAAGTGGAGTTCGGTTCGTTCAGTTACCACATGGATTCCAAGACCGATGGAAAGCCCTCGGCCTCTATCATGATCAAGCAACGCCCGGGATCAAATGCGCGAGAGGTTATTCAAAATGTCAAAAAGCGCATGGCCGAGTTGGAAGCTTCGGCCTTCCCGCCAAAAATGAAATATAATTTTGCCTATGATGTTTCGCGCTTCCTTGATGCATCCATTTCCGAAGTGGTGAAGACACTTATTGAAGCCTTTATACTGGTTTCTATTGTTGTGTTTATTTTCCTTCAGGATTTCCGGTCCACCCTCATTCCCGCCCTGGCGGTGCCGGTGGCCATTATTGGTACGTTTGCTTTTATGCAGTTGCTTGATTTCTCGATCAACCTGCTTACGTTGTTTGCCATGGTGTTAGCCATAGGTATTGTGGTGGACAATGCCATTGTGGTAGTAGAAGCCATTCACGCCAAAATGCAGGAAGACAAAATCGATGCAAAAAAAGCAACCCTTCGTTCCATGCATGAAATCGGTGGGGCTATTATCGCCATTACACTGGTTATGTCTGCTGTTTTTATTCCGGTTGCGTTTATGTCAGGGCCGGTAGGGATTTTTTACCGACAGTTTTCGTTAACCTTGGCCATTGCTATTTTCATTTCGGGTGTCAATGCATTAACGCTTACGCCTGCCCTCTGCGCGATCATTCTTAAACCAACACATGGCAGTTCCAATAAATGGCTACAGGCATTTTTCAACCGATTCAATTTCGGTTATGGAAAATTGGAATCAGGATATAAAGAACTGGTAAGGCGGTATGCATCTAAAAAGAGAATTACCATTACGGTTACCCTGGTATTTGTGTTGGGCATTTGGGGTGTGAATAAGTTTCTTCCTTCCGGATTTATACCAACCGAAGACCAGGGTGTGATTTATGTTAACGTAACTACTCCAGTAGGTGCTACCGTTGAGCGTACCGGCAAAGTGCTGGACGAGATCACCCGGGTGAGCCAGGAAATTGATGTTGTTGAGAACATTTCAACACTCGGTGGCTACAGCCTGATCACTGAATCTGCAGGCTCCTCCTATGGCATGGCCATGATCAACCTAAAGCCCTGGGACGAACGTGAGGAATCCGTAACCGACCTCATCAAAATACTACAACAGAAAACGAGTCACATCAACGATGCGGTAATTGAATTCTTCCCCCCTCCTACGGTACCCGGCTTCGGTAACGCCAGTGGTTTTGAACTGCGGCTGATCGATAAAACCGGAAGCGGAAACCTTAACCGGATGAATGAAGTTACGCAGGCTTTCATAGAGAAAATAAAAAGCCGCCCCGAGGTAGCCAACGCCTTCACCAGTTTTGACCCCAGTTTTCCGCAATACCTCATACATGTGGATTATAAAATGGCAGCCAAGAAAGATGTAAGCGTAGCCAATGCCATGAATACATTACAAACATTGGTGGGTAGTTTTTACGCCAGCAATTTTGTGCGCTTCGGATTGATGTATAAAGTGATGGTGCAGGCCGGTCCGGAGTACCGGGCCAAACCGGAAGACATACTGAAACTTTATGTAAAGAACAACCGGGGCGAAATGGTGCAGTATGGAACGTTCATTCGTCTTGAGCGGGTTTATGGCCCTGAGATGATCACACGTTACAACATGTTTAACGCCACCATGATTAACGGTGAAGCGGCTGCAGGTTTTAGTAGCGGCCAGGCCATAAAGGCCATTGAAGAAGTTGCTAAAGAATTGCCGAGAGGTTTTACCTATGAATGGTCGGGTATTACGCGCGAGGAAATTTTAGCAGGTAACCAGGCCATCTATATTTTCATCATCTGCCTGGTGTTTGTGTACTTATTGCTCTCGGCACAATATGAAAGTTTCCTATTACCGCTGCCGGTTATCCTTTCGTTACCTACCGGTATCTTCGGAGCTTTCCTATCCCTTCAATTGCTCGGGTTGGAAAACAACATTTACGCACAAGTGTCACTGATCATGCTGGTGGGGCTATTGGGTAAAAATGCCATCCTCATAATCGAGTTCGCCATTTTAAAACACAAGCAAGGCGCCAGTATATTGGAAGCCACCATCGAAGGTGCCGCAACACGTTTTCGCCCAATCCTTATGACTTCGTTCGCGTTTATTGCAGGACTGATCCCATTAGTGATTGCAACAGGCCCCGGTGAGTTGGGCAATCGCTCCATCGGAACGGCAGCAGCCGGAGGTATGTTAATCGGAACCATTTTTGGTATTATCATTATTCCCGGACTCTACTTCCTGTTCGCTACCATCAAAGAAAAATTGGGGAATACCATTATTGAAACATCGGTTGAAGAAAGGCCATTATCTGAGCTTGACTCCTATGAAAAATAA